A region from the Argonema galeatum A003/A1 genome encodes:
- the lnt gene encoding apolipoprotein N-acyltransferase, giving the protein MNIKINLRLSFSLLGGILMGITTAPLNLWPLAWIALIPLWIAVVTNQKSKKIFPPFSLILHPLLWGIGYHGVAGFWITGIHPMDWLGVPWWPSLLITIFCWTFITLWGSALVTLWGIGTKAIFDLIQNPKSKIQNSLVRVLIGTALWCGLEGLWSSGSLWWTSLSYTQSPHNLAILHLGQISGPSTVTAAIVAVNGIIAELVISHWSLVIGKEQRIFHNRLLSKLLIPASILAGLHLIGFALYNRPLNQPPETALKVGIIQGNIPNKIKFNSAGWYRAIEGYTTGYRTLADQGVDAVLIPETALPFVWTDPNQIPRSFYSAVLEKGVVAWVGGFGQQGRHLTNSLFTVTGTGKIFSRYDKVKLVPLGEYIPFEQYLGSLIDKLSPLDAHLVRGKPTQVFETPFGRAMVGICYDSAFSKLFQRQAAKGGEFILSASNDAHYKPSMAAQHHAQDIMRAIETGRWAVRATNTGYSAIIDPHGRTQWLSRINTYELQAATIYRQQSQTLYVRWGDWLTPLLLLLAALTPAVEYHLQKMNNN; this is encoded by the coding sequence ATGAATATTAAAATCAATTTACGCTTAAGTTTCTCCCTGCTAGGCGGCATCTTAATGGGAATCACAACCGCACCATTAAACCTTTGGCCCCTCGCATGGATTGCCTTAATTCCCTTATGGATTGCAGTAGTTACAAATCAAAAATCAAAAAAAATCTTTCCTCCTTTCTCCTTAATACTTCATCCTTTATTATGGGGAATTGGTTATCATGGCGTAGCAGGGTTTTGGATTACCGGAATTCACCCAATGGACTGGCTAGGAGTTCCCTGGTGGCCGAGTTTATTAATTACCATCTTCTGCTGGACATTCATCACCCTTTGGGGATCTGCATTAGTCACCCTTTGGGGAATAGGCACGAAAGCAATTTTTGATTTAATCCAAAATCCAAAATCCAAAATCCAAAATAGTTTAGTTCGCGTTCTCATTGGCACAGCTTTGTGGTGCGGTTTAGAAGGTTTGTGGAGTTCCGGTTCCCTGTGGTGGACTTCCCTCTCCTACACTCAAAGTCCTCACAATCTAGCCATTTTACACCTCGGTCAAATTTCCGGCCCCAGCACCGTCACAGCTGCAATTGTAGCTGTAAATGGCATAATTGCTGAATTGGTCATTAGTCATTGGTCATTAGTCATTGGGAAAGAACAAAGAATTTTTCATAACCGACTTTTGAGCAAGTTGCTTATCCCAGCTAGCATCTTAGCAGGTTTACACCTTATAGGTTTTGCACTGTATAATCGTCCTCTAAATCAGCCACCAGAAACAGCATTAAAAGTCGGCATAATTCAGGGCAATATTCCCAACAAAATCAAATTCAATTCAGCCGGGTGGTATCGCGCCATTGAAGGCTACACCACAGGTTATCGCACCTTAGCTGACCAAGGAGTTGATGCAGTTTTAATACCAGAAACCGCTTTGCCTTTCGTGTGGACAGATCCAAATCAGATTCCGCGTTCCTTCTACTCAGCAGTTCTGGAAAAAGGCGTAGTTGCTTGGGTAGGAGGTTTTGGACAGCAAGGTCGCCATCTTACAAATAGCTTGTTTACCGTCACCGGCACCGGCAAGATTTTCAGCCGCTACGATAAAGTAAAGTTAGTACCTTTAGGCGAGTACATTCCCTTTGAGCAATATTTGGGAAGCCTGATTGACAAGCTTTCCCCTTTGGACGCCCATTTAGTTCGGGGTAAACCAACTCAAGTGTTTGAAACGCCCTTTGGTCGCGCTATGGTCGGGATATGCTACGATTCTGCCTTTTCTAAGCTTTTCCAGCGTCAAGCGGCAAAGGGCGGCGAATTTATCCTCAGCGCTTCTAATGACGCCCATTACAAGCCATCTATGGCTGCCCAGCATCACGCCCAGGATATCATGAGAGCGATCGAAACCGGACGTTGGGCCGTAAGAGCTACAAATACAGGCTATTCTGCCATTATCGATCCTCACGGCAGAACCCAATGGTTATCCAGAATTAACACTTATGAGCTACAAGCGGCAACAATTTATCGTCAGCAGAGTCAGACTTTATATGTCCGTTGGGGAGATTGGTTAACACCCCTTTTATTACTACTAGCCGCTCTTACTCCGGCAGTAGAATATCATCTTCAAAAGATGAATAATAATTGA